Proteins from a genomic interval of Rhodococcus rhodochrous:
- a CDS encoding 1,4-alpha-glucan branching protein domain-containing protein, with protein MFALVLHSHLPWLAHHGRWPVGEEWLYQSWAATYLPVTDVLRRLATEGRTRMLTLGITPVLAAQLDDPHCLAGMHHWLGNWQLRAHEAAGMREESYRALGAREHRAATAALEDFETHWRHGGSPVVRQLIDADAIELLGGPLAHPFQPLLDPRLRAFSLSEGLADAHARWNHRPRGIWGPECGYTPGMEKGYAAAGVEHFMVDGPALRGDTSLGRTVRDSDVVCFGRDLQVSYRVWSPKSGYPGHSAYRDFHTYCHDTGLKPSRVTGRTVPSHEKAPYDPELASQAVDRHVADFVETVRQRLRSESDRIGRDALVVAAFDTELFGHWWFEGPVFLERLLRALPEAGIEVGTLADARDRGYVGASVDLENSSWGSGKDWRVWAGNQVADLVRLNDEVVRTTLDSIDKSREQSTSSVALRNRVHDQMVREALLTVSSDWAFMVSKDTAAAYARDRAHKHAHALREIAEAVDSGRTETAQRLADGWNRADNLFPGLDARRLPGRHGGPR; from the coding sequence CCAGTCGTGGGCAGCGACCTATCTGCCCGTCACCGACGTCCTGCGGCGGCTCGCCACCGAAGGCCGGACCCGGATGCTCACACTCGGCATCACCCCGGTACTGGCCGCGCAACTCGACGACCCGCACTGCCTCGCCGGAATGCACCACTGGCTCGGCAACTGGCAGCTGCGCGCGCACGAGGCCGCCGGCATGCGGGAGGAGTCCTACCGCGCGCTCGGCGCCCGCGAACACCGCGCCGCCACTGCGGCACTGGAGGACTTCGAAACCCATTGGCGCCACGGCGGATCCCCCGTCGTGCGACAACTGATCGATGCCGACGCGATCGAACTGCTCGGTGGCCCCCTCGCCCATCCGTTCCAGCCCCTCCTCGACCCGCGACTGCGCGCCTTCTCCCTGTCCGAGGGTCTCGCCGACGCGCACGCCCGCTGGAACCATCGCCCGCGCGGCATCTGGGGTCCGGAATGCGGTTACACCCCGGGCATGGAGAAGGGTTACGCCGCAGCGGGAGTCGAGCACTTCATGGTCGACGGTCCCGCGCTGCGCGGCGACACCTCGCTCGGCCGCACGGTCCGCGACTCGGACGTCGTGTGTTTCGGCCGCGACCTGCAGGTCTCGTATCGGGTGTGGTCGCCGAAGTCCGGCTATCCCGGCCACTCCGCCTACCGCGACTTCCACACCTACTGCCACGACACCGGACTCAAGCCGTCCCGCGTCACGGGCCGCACGGTGCCCTCCCACGAGAAGGCCCCCTACGACCCCGAACTCGCGTCACAGGCCGTCGACCGGCACGTCGCCGACTTCGTCGAGACCGTCCGGCAGCGACTGCGCAGCGAATCCGACCGCATCGGCCGGGACGCACTCGTCGTCGCGGCCTTCGACACGGAACTGTTCGGCCACTGGTGGTTCGAGGGCCCGGTCTTCCTCGAACGACTGCTCCGCGCTCTTCCCGAGGCCGGCATCGAGGTGGGTACCCTCGCCGATGCGCGCGACCGCGGATATGTCGGTGCCTCCGTCGATCTCGAGAACTCGTCGTGGGGGTCGGGCAAGGACTGGCGGGTCTGGGCCGGCAACCAGGTCGCCGATCTCGTGCGTCTGAACGACGAAGTGGTGCGCACGACCCTCGACAGCATCGACAAGTCCCGCGAGCAGAGCACGTCGTCGGTCGCGCTCCGCAACCGCGTGCACGACCAGATGGTGCGCGAAGCGCTGCTGACGGTCTCCAGTGACTGGGCGTTCATGGTCAGCAAGGACACCGCCGCCGCCTACGCCCGCGACCGCGCGCACAAACACGCCCACGCCCTGCGTGAGATCGCCGAGGCGGTCGACTCCGGACGCACCGAGACGGCACAGCGTCTGGCCGACGGATGGAACCGCGCCGACAATCTCTTCCCAGGACTCGACGCCCGACGACTGCCCGGACGCCACGGAGGCCCGCGATGA